In Saprospiraceae bacterium, the genomic window CAATAAACGAACAACCCCATAACACAACTGCTGTGAGCGGTTTCCAATAAGAAAGTAATTTTGCTTTCACCGAGATTTTTTGGTTTTCTTCGCCGAAGAGTATCCCTTAAGATCGTAATGAATTTCTTTTTCGGGCATGCTTAGCTTTACTATTTCAACATTTGAATCCGAGTAAAATTTTGTTGCAAGTGTATCGTGATAATCCGAAAAAACAACAACACGATTTATACCTGCAGCAATTAAAGCTTTAGCACATGTTGTACAAGACATGTTAGTGATGTATGCGGTTGATCCTTTAATATTTACCCCATGAGTAACTGCCTGTGTTAGTGCATTTATCTCAGCATGATTTGTTCTCACACAATGATTATCCACAATCAAGCAGCCCTCATCTTCACAGTGAGGCAACCCCGGTAATGAGCCGTTGTATCCAGTTGCGAGAACAAATTTATCTTTCACAATTACACAACCGCAATGCATTCGCGGGCAAGTTGATCTTTCCGATGCCAGCATTGCAAGCTTAAGAAAATATTCATCCCATAAAGGGCGTTTTTTTGTTTTGGTTTTCATATATGCTTTTAATTTACATTCTATAATATGGATTTGAGGTGAGCAAAGTTATTAAAAAGTTTTCTAAGATAAACCCTTATTTTTATGAAAGGTATTGTTATAAATTAAATAAGAATCCAATTATCACTTGAATCATCTTACTAATAAAAAAATAAGGGAATTGTATGAGCTATTACTTTAATAAAACAGTAAATGGAAGCTTTGACGACGTCATCACAAAAGTAACCGATGAGCTAAAAAAGGAAGGATTCGGCATACTCACAGAGATTGACGTAAAAGAGACGCTTAAGAAAAAGCTTGATGTTGATTTCAAGAAGTACAAAATTCTTGGGGCATGCAACCCGCCTTTTGCTTATGAGGCACTGAAAGCCGAGGATAAAATCGGGGCTATGCTTCCGTGCAATGTGGTGGTAATCGAGCAGGCACCAGGGCAAATTGAAGTTGCTGCTGTTAATCCCATTGCGTCAATGGCTGCAGTTGAAAATCCAGCGCTAGGCAAAGTTGCAAGCGAAGTTCAGAGTAAGCTGAAAAAAGTGGTTGATGGTTTAGTCTAGGGTACTAGTTATCAAACCTTCGAGGTTTACGTAACGAATTAGCAATTGCAACCTCGTAGGTTCCCGTACATATCACAATCCAAAATATTTGATGATTGCCCTCATAACATCATTTCTTGCTTCAAGTTGCGTTATTGTTTCAAAAGGAAAGCCAAATACAACAACGCCATAATTATTCTTATAACCAATCGCGGCGCTATATTGATTCTCGCTGTAACGTAAAATTGTTTGAGCACCATTTTGCGGAGCAATAGCATCGGGGGCTTCAACTGCGTAAATGGAATCATTTAATTCAGCGCTGTACTTAAAGCTAGAAGGGTCTTTAAAAAAAGATGATCTTGTCTGAAAAACAGCCCCTGTTTTCGCAGCATGATCTGCAACAAGATTTAAGTGTAAAATATTTTTTGCGAACTCTATACTTTGTTCATCTCCGTTTGAAAAAAGATCTGAGCCGACATAAGCACCTGAAATGAACAGATTTTTTCCCTTAACTAAAAAGTTTGATAATTGCTTTTGGAGCTTTGCTGGAAATG contains:
- a CDS encoding dCMP deaminase family protein — protein: MKTKTKKRPLWDEYFLKLAMLASERSTCPRMHCGCVIVKDKFVLATGYNGSLPGLPHCEDEGCLIVDNHCVRTNHAEINALTQAVTHGVNIKGSTAYITNMSCTTCAKALIAAGINRVVVFSDYHDTLATKFYSDSNVEIVKLSMPEKEIHYDLKGYSSAKKTKKSR
- a CDS encoding DUF302 domain-containing protein; translated protein: MSYYFNKTVNGSFDDVITKVTDELKKEGFGILTEIDVKETLKKKLDVDFKKYKILGACNPPFAYEALKAEDKIGAMLPCNVVVIEQAPGQIEVAAVNPIASMAAVENPALGKVASEVQSKLKKVVDGLV